Proteins encoded within one genomic window of Chlorobaculum sp. MV4-Y:
- a CDS encoding TIGR04283 family arsenosugar biosynthesis glycosyltransferase, with the protein MGAKPRLSVIIPAWNEEAGIARTLETLLGLIDGRGDTEIIVSVSGDDRTEAIARTFPVVVCRSEKGRAVQMNTGAKLAAGEVLYFLHADTTPPPSFCDDILSAIEQGTEAGCFRMTFDDPDWLMQLYGWFTQFPLPVCRGGDQSLFITKELFEQIGGFDEQLQIMEDIEIIDRIQRQAEFHILDSTVTTSARKYHTNGTVRLQAIFGTIHLMYALGFSQENIVAFYRDSIR; encoded by the coding sequence ATGGGCGCCAAACCAAGACTGAGCGTCATCATTCCGGCGTGGAACGAGGAGGCCGGAATCGCCCGCACACTCGAAACGCTGCTCGGCCTGATTGACGGACGTGGCGACACCGAAATCATCGTCAGCGTGTCGGGCGATGACCGTACCGAAGCGATTGCCCGGACATTTCCCGTCGTCGTCTGCCGATCCGAAAAAGGCCGCGCCGTGCAGATGAACACCGGCGCAAAGCTGGCGGCGGGCGAAGTCCTTTACTTCCTGCACGCCGACACCACGCCCCCGCCATCATTCTGCGACGACATTCTCTCCGCCATCGAGCAGGGCACCGAAGCCGGCTGCTTTCGCATGACCTTCGACGATCCGGACTGGCTCATGCAGCTCTACGGCTGGTTCACGCAGTTCCCGCTGCCGGTCTGCCGGGGCGGTGACCAGTCCCTTTTCATCACGAAAGAGCTATTCGAGCAGATCGGCGGATTCGACGAGCAGTTGCAGATCATGGAGGACATCGAGATCATCGATCGGATCCAGCGCCAAGCCGAATTTCATATTCTCGACTCGACGGTCACCACGTCTGCAAGGAAATATCACACGAACGGCACGGTCAGGCTGCAAGCCATCTTCGGCACGATCCACCTGATGTATGCCCTCGGCTTCAGCCAGGAGAATATTGTCGCTTTTTACCGCGATTCGATCCGGTAA
- a CDS encoding FAD-dependent oxidoreductase produces MKVAIFGAGVAGLSAAIELVDRGYSVELYEKRKVLGGKVSVWKDSDGDSIESGLHIVFGGYAQLQEYLNRIGAGDNYLWKEHSLIYAEPDGKQSFFKKANLPSPWAEVVGGLQADFLTMWDKISLIKGLWPALAGNEEYFRSQDHMTYSEWHRLHGASEHSLQKLWKAIALAMNFIEPNVISARPMITIFKYFGTNYAATKFAFFRKNPGDSMIEPMRQYIQSKGGRIFIDARLSRFELNDDQTIKRAVLRDGHTIEADAYISALPVHSVKKIVPNEWLQHDYFRNLHQFVGSPVANCQLWFDKKITDTDNLMFSQGTTFATFADVSITCPDDFQAGMGSATGGSVMSLVLAPAHQLLDLPNEVITEMVMKEIHDRFPKSRDAKLLKSTIVKIPQSVYKAVPDVDQYRPDQVSPIRNFFLAGDYTDQHYLASMEGAALSGRQVAEKLYQRMGR; encoded by the coding sequence TTGAAAGTAGCCATATTCGGAGCCGGTGTCGCCGGTCTCAGCGCAGCCATCGAGCTGGTCGATCGCGGTTATAGCGTCGAGCTGTACGAAAAACGCAAGGTGCTCGGTGGAAAAGTTTCGGTCTGGAAGGACAGTGACGGCGACTCGATAGAGTCCGGGCTGCACATCGTTTTCGGTGGTTACGCCCAGCTTCAGGAGTACCTGAACAGAATCGGCGCGGGGGACAACTACCTCTGGAAGGAGCACTCGCTGATTTACGCCGAACCGGACGGCAAGCAGTCGTTCTTCAAGAAGGCCAACCTGCCCAGCCCATGGGCCGAGGTGGTCGGCGGTTTGCAGGCGGACTTTCTCACCATGTGGGACAAAATCTCGCTCATCAAAGGCCTCTGGCCAGCGCTTGCCGGCAACGAGGAGTACTTCCGCAGCCAGGATCACATGACCTACTCCGAGTGGCACCGACTGCACGGTGCTTCGGAGCACTCGCTCCAGAAGCTCTGGAAAGCCATCGCGCTTGCCATGAACTTCATCGAGCCGAACGTCATCAGCGCCCGCCCGATGATCACGATTTTCAAATATTTCGGCACAAACTACGCAGCCACCAAGTTCGCCTTCTTCCGCAAGAACCCCGGCGACTCGATGATCGAGCCGATGCGCCAGTATATCCAGAGCAAGGGCGGACGCATCTTCATCGACGCTCGCCTGTCACGCTTCGAGCTGAACGACGACCAGACCATCAAGCGTGCTGTGCTCAGGGATGGCCACACCATCGAGGCCGACGCCTATATTTCAGCATTACCGGTGCACAGCGTCAAAAAGATCGTGCCGAACGAGTGGCTCCAGCACGACTACTTTCGAAACCTGCACCAGTTCGTCGGCAGCCCGGTTGCCAACTGCCAGCTCTGGTTCGACAAGAAGATCACCGACACCGACAACCTGATGTTCTCGCAGGGCACCACCTTCGCCACCTTTGCCGACGTCTCGATCACCTGCCCGGACGACTTCCAGGCGGGCATGGGCAGCGCGACAGGCGGCAGTGTCATGAGCCTTGTGCTCGCTCCGGCGCACCAGCTGCTCGACCTGCCGAACGAGGTCATCACGGAGATGGTGATGAAGGAGATTCACGACCGCTTTCCGAAATCACGCGACGCGAAGCTGCTCAAATCGACCATCGTCAAGATTCCGCAGTCGGTCTATAAAGCTGTGCCTGACGTCGATCAGTACCGCCCCGACCAGGTCAGCCCGATCCGCAACTTCTTCCTCGCTGGCGACTACACCGACCAGCACTACCTCGCTTCGATGGAAGGCGCTGCGCTCAGCGGACGGCAAGTGGCCGAAAAGCTGTACCAGCGGATGGGGCGGTAA
- a CDS encoding Lrp/AsnC family transcriptional regulator: MSGHLDLIDLKIIESLGGNGRIRLSELAEVVGLSIPSVSERLDKLQKNGIIKGFTMEVDERQLGFDIQAFVRVRVDSSKHYKSFMEHVMKEEEIMECYSVTGEGSHILKVMTHNTASLERFLSRIQSWPGVLGTNTSFVLSQLKRNNRICAEIVRNNLQDRQVLITFDEKKSRK; the protein is encoded by the coding sequence ATGTCCGGACACCTTGACCTCATCGACCTGAAGATCATTGAATCCCTTGGCGGCAACGGGCGGATACGTCTGAGCGAGTTGGCCGAGGTGGTCGGTTTGTCGATTCCTTCAGTCAGCGAGCGTCTCGACAAGCTTCAGAAGAACGGTATCATCAAGGGGTTCACGATGGAGGTCGATGAGCGGCAGCTCGGTTTCGACATCCAGGCTTTCGTGCGTGTGCGCGTCGATTCCTCGAAGCACTACAAGTCGTTTATGGAGCACGTCATGAAAGAGGAGGAGATCATGGAGTGCTACTCCGTCACCGGAGAGGGTTCGCATATCCTCAAGGTTATGACGCACAACACCGCTTCGCTCGAACGGTTCCTGTCGCGCATCCAGAGCTGGCCGGGAGTGCTGGGCACCAACACCAGTTTCGTTCTTTCACAGTTGAAAAGGAATAACAGGATCTGCGCCGAGATTGTTCGCAACAATCTGCAGGACCGGCAGGTGCTGATTACCTTCGATGAAAAGAAATCGAGAAAATAA
- a CDS encoding glutamine synthetase III, translating to MSNESKKTVVSYYGALTFGTEAMSERLPKEVFKALQETIKAGKKLPADIAGVVAHGMKEWAMEHGATHYTHWFQPMTGTTAEKHDAFLTTQMDGTVIERFSGEQLIQGEPDASSFPSGGMRSTFEARGYTAWDPSSPAFLMKGGKGMTLCIPTVFISYHGEALDEKTPLLRSMEAVSKAAIRLLDTIGITGVTKVNTYAGPEQEYFLIDKKFYTQRPDLVMTGRTLLGALPPKGQQLEDHYFGSIPDRVLEFMQEVEEELFLLGIPAKTRHNEVAPHQFEIAPIFEQAHIASDHNLLVMEVMRKVADKKGFSLLLFEKPFAGINGSGKHNNWSIGIDGGMNLLDPGDTPESNISFLVFLVAVLKGVLKRSAILRASVASIGNDHRLGANEAPPAVVTVFLGDLLERVLDAIESGKVDLKTEKQILDLGLSHLPVLNKDYTDRNRTSPFAFTGNKFEFRAVGSSQPISVPNTVLNTIMAEAVDDLNAEILAKIEGGMPKEEAILAAVREGITATKAVRYPGDNYSEDLQRAAAERGLPNMKNTPESVRAWTDKGTIAMFVKYGVLTAEEIDSRYNVRIERYVKGIDIEARTLLLMIKTMVIPDASEYQGDLASSFNNLVAAAESIGLSDAAFQSQAGLLKTLAEDLSKLIDLTAILEETIEEMEEQETELDKADFCAARLLPCMNAIREVADKIEVQVDRSRWQLPTYSEMLFEH from the coding sequence TTGAGTAACGAGAGCAAAAAAACGGTGGTGTCCTACTATGGCGCATTGACCTTTGGTACTGAAGCCATGAGCGAAAGACTTCCCAAAGAGGTTTTCAAGGCGCTGCAGGAAACAATCAAGGCCGGCAAAAAGCTTCCCGCCGACATCGCCGGTGTTGTAGCCCACGGCATGAAAGAGTGGGCCATGGAGCATGGCGCTACCCACTATACCCACTGGTTCCAGCCGATGACCGGTACGACCGCAGAAAAACACGATGCCTTTCTGACCACCCAGATGGATGGCACCGTGATTGAGCGTTTCTCTGGCGAGCAGCTCATCCAGGGCGAGCCTGATGCTTCGAGCTTCCCGTCGGGTGGTATGCGTTCGACCTTCGAGGCCCGTGGCTACACCGCATGGGATCCCTCCAGCCCGGCATTCCTGATGAAGGGCGGCAAGGGCATGACCCTCTGCATTCCGACGGTCTTTATCTCTTATCACGGTGAGGCTCTTGACGAGAAGACTCCGCTGCTGCGCTCCATGGAGGCTGTCAGCAAGGCTGCTATCCGCCTGCTCGATACCATCGGTATCACCGGCGTGACCAAGGTTAACACCTATGCCGGTCCCGAGCAGGAGTACTTCCTGATCGACAAAAAGTTCTATACCCAGCGTCCTGACCTCGTCATGACCGGTCGCACCCTGCTTGGCGCTCTGCCGCCGAAGGGCCAGCAGCTTGAGGACCACTACTTCGGTTCGATTCCTGATCGCGTGCTCGAGTTCATGCAGGAGGTCGAAGAGGAGCTGTTCCTGCTCGGCATTCCGGCCAAGACCCGTCACAACGAGGTGGCTCCGCACCAGTTCGAGATCGCTCCGATCTTCGAGCAGGCCCACATCGCCTCCGACCACAACCTGCTGGTGATGGAGGTGATGCGCAAAGTGGCTGACAAGAAAGGCTTCTCGCTCCTGCTCTTTGAAAAGCCATTCGCAGGCATTAACGGTTCGGGCAAGCACAACAACTGGTCGATCGGCATCGATGGCGGCATGAACCTCCTCGATCCCGGCGATACTCCCGAATCCAACATCAGCTTTCTTGTTTTCCTCGTCGCCGTGCTCAAAGGCGTGCTCAAGCGCTCGGCTATTCTCCGCGCATCGGTTGCCAGCATCGGCAACGACCACCGTCTCGGCGCCAACGAGGCTCCGCCGGCTGTCGTCACCGTTTTCCTCGGCGACCTGCTCGAGCGTGTGCTCGATGCCATCGAGAGCGGCAAGGTCGATCTGAAGACCGAGAAGCAGATTCTCGACCTCGGTCTCAGCCACCTGCCGGTGCTCAACAAGGATTACACCGACCGTAACCGCACCTCGCCGTTCGCCTTCACCGGCAACAAGTTCGAGTTCCGCGCCGTCGGCTCAAGCCAGCCGATCTCGGTGCCGAACACGGTGCTCAACACGATTATGGCAGAGGCTGTCGATGACCTGAACGCCGAAATTCTCGCAAAGATCGAGGGTGGTATGCCCAAAGAGGAGGCGATTCTCGCCGCCGTTCGCGAGGGCATCACCGCAACCAAGGCCGTGCGCTACCCTGGTGACAACTACAGCGAAGACCTCCAGAGGGCTGCTGCCGAGCGTGGCTTGCCGAACATGAAGAACACCCCGGAATCGGTTCGCGCCTGGACCGACAAGGGCACTATTGCCATGTTCGTCAAGTACGGTGTCTTGACCGCCGAGGAGATCGACTCCCGTTACAACGTCCGTATCGAGCGCTACGTGAAAGGCATCGACATCGAGGCCCGCACGCTGCTGCTTATGATCAAGACCATGGTCATTCCGGACGCATCGGAGTACCAGGGCGATCTGGCCAGCTCCTTCAACAATCTGGTTGCAGCTGCTGAATCCATCGGCCTGTCCGATGCAGCGTTCCAGAGTCAGGCAGGTCTTCTCAAGACGCTGGCCGAAGATCTGTCGAAGCTGATCGATCTGACCGCCATCCTTGAAGAGACCATCGAGGAGATGGAAGAGCAGGAGACGGAGCTCGACAAGGCCGATTTCTGCGCTGCAAGGCTTCTGCCCTGCATGAACGCCATCCGCGAGGTTGCCGACAAGATCGAGGTACAGGTCGACCGCAGCCGCTGGCAGCTTCCAACCTACTCCGAGATGCTCTTCGAGCACTAA
- a CDS encoding DEAD/DEAH box helicase, with the protein MHTIHTILEQFRNLSKDQLHKGKLFEKMMAQFLRTDPQYANRLDAVWMWNEWPGRWKEDNTGIDLVALEKDTGHYWAIQCKFYEPGTPLKKEHVSSFLADSSKVFQVDGQEHAFAYRLIVSTSDKWGRNAEDVIQGQSVPVGTLYLNELADSPVDWSAFSIDAPQRMVLRQKKTLRDHQNEAIGAVVQGFEAHDRGKLIMACGTGKTFTALRLAEKLAPPQGRILFLAPSIYLVSQTLREWTAESFNPFHAFVVCSDTKVGKEEEDIRTHDLAYPATTDAKKLAQALKQVSTDRRSVVFSTYQSIQAVIDAQRIGALDAFDLVICDEAHRTTGLTLPGEDVSDFTKVHQNHLIRAAKRIYMTATPRIYNDATKTKAGEKEAVLYSMDDEALFGPEFYRLSFGKAVARDLLSEYKVLIVAVDEKRMAHLSNTYNAAYKIDDKKAVDISFATKIIGSWKGLSKQGLKSIDEDGNQQDITDDTAPMRRAVAFSKSIKASQQTTEVFSDLVAIYQKTPGAEQHDMVDCALRHVDGTMNAAIRKDELDWLKGEAGGAIEEQHCRILSNARCLSEGVDVPALDAVVFFDTRESIVDIVQSVGRVMRKAPGKKNGYIILPVAIPSAKIKDYNSYIEGDAQFKGIWKVIKALRAHDERLVDEAEFRRRVNVIGGDRGKGDGTSGTGAGEQAVIDFPLVPIEDIEQAVYAAIPKKLGDREYWSEWAKDVARIAERLEARIRDLLTKREAERAFNAYLKGLRKNINPSIQESEAIDMLVQHVITRPVFDALFEGHAFTRDNPISQAMQRIIDVLDKHEVDAEVDDLEKFYDNVRERVSLAKSDKSRQEVIKNLYETFFKEGFKKMSDRLGIVYTPVEVVDFIVHSVDAALRRHFQASVGDRGVQIIDPFTGTGTFLVRLLQSGLIRPEDLLHKYQHELHANEIVLLAYYIAAVNIESAFHARAGNYKPFDGIVLTDTFQLHEQEQYKLEDIFSRENTERVERQRKQPIRVVMGNPPYSVGQENANDNNQNQKYPRLDDRIAKTYAAQSTATNKNSLYASEIKALRWASDRIQKEGVVAFVTNGSFIDGNTADGLRKCLTQEFSHLYVFNLRGNARTQGEQRRMEAGNVFDAGSRNTVAIVVLVKDPAHQGECVLNYHDIGDYLDREEKLARIAEFGSIEAIPWQRLQPNESGDWINQRNPEFEGFVALDDDHKAIFSTRSRGVETSRDDWVYNFSRQALEANMRRMIDFYNSQVAAFGEQCRAAGKDAEKTAQRLIDTDPKKIKWTRGLIAQLARMKTAAFETERIGVALYRPFSKGWLYYDRQFNEYFKEKLFPSTRHPNLAISVTGAGESKEFSCLMVDSVPNLHLISAGQCFPLYVYEKATDTQPTHGELFGAEQAQPVADGYVRRDAITDAALADYRAAYGDDAITKEDLFYHVYGILHAPDYRRKFAADLRKMLPRIPRPAKAEDFWAFSKAGRELARLHLHYETIEPYPLQEVITSTVEDWRVVKMRYPKKGDKSAIIYNGHLTLDGIPPEALEYVVNGKPAIEWVMERYQVTTDKDSGIRNDPNDWCAEHGDPRYMVDLVKRVVRVSVETVRIVNGLPSLVLA; encoded by the coding sequence ATGCACACCATCCACACCATTCTTGAGCAATTCCGCAATCTCTCCAAGGATCAGCTTCATAAGGGCAAACTCTTCGAGAAGATGATGGCGCAATTCCTGCGCACCGATCCGCAGTACGCCAACCGGCTCGATGCCGTGTGGATGTGGAACGAGTGGCCAGGGCGCTGGAAGGAGGACAACACCGGCATCGACCTGGTGGCCCTGGAGAAAGACACCGGCCATTACTGGGCCATCCAGTGCAAGTTCTACGAACCCGGCACGCCGCTCAAGAAGGAGCATGTCAGCTCTTTTCTGGCGGATTCCAGCAAGGTGTTTCAGGTCGATGGTCAGGAGCACGCCTTCGCCTACCGCCTGATCGTCTCCACCTCCGACAAATGGGGCCGCAACGCCGAGGACGTGATCCAGGGCCAGAGCGTGCCCGTGGGCACGCTCTACCTCAACGAACTGGCCGACAGCCCGGTGGACTGGTCGGCCTTCAGCATCGATGCCCCGCAGCGCATGGTGTTGCGCCAAAAGAAAACGCTGCGCGACCACCAGAACGAAGCTATCGGCGCGGTCGTCCAGGGATTTGAGGCCCATGACCGAGGCAAGCTCATCATGGCCTGCGGCACGGGCAAGACCTTCACCGCCCTGCGCCTGGCCGAGAAACTGGCGCCACCCCAGGGCCGTATCCTGTTCCTGGCCCCGTCGATCTACCTGGTGTCGCAAACCCTGCGCGAATGGACGGCGGAGTCCTTCAATCCCTTCCATGCCTTTGTCGTGTGTTCCGACACCAAGGTGGGCAAGGAAGAAGAGGACATCCGCACGCACGACCTCGCTTATCCCGCCACGACCGACGCGAAAAAGCTCGCGCAGGCGCTCAAGCAAGTGTCCACTGACCGCCGCAGCGTGGTGTTTTCCACCTACCAGTCCATCCAGGCCGTGATCGACGCGCAGCGCATCGGCGCGCTCGATGCGTTCGACCTGGTGATCTGCGACGAGGCGCACCGCACCACGGGCCTGACGCTGCCGGGCGAAGACGTGTCGGACTTCACCAAGGTGCATCAGAACCATCTGATCCGCGCCGCCAAGCGAATCTACATGACCGCCACGCCGCGCATCTACAACGACGCGACCAAGACCAAGGCCGGCGAGAAAGAAGCCGTGCTGTATTCGATGGACGACGAAGCCCTGTTCGGGCCGGAGTTCTACCGCCTGAGCTTTGGCAAGGCCGTGGCCCGCGATCTGCTGTCCGAATACAAGGTGCTCATCGTCGCCGTGGACGAAAAGCGCATGGCGCATCTGTCCAACACCTATAACGCCGCCTACAAGATCGACGACAAAAAGGCGGTGGACATCAGCTTTGCCACCAAGATCATCGGAAGCTGGAAAGGGCTGTCCAAGCAGGGCTTGAAATCCATAGACGAGGACGGCAACCAACAAGACATCACCGACGACACCGCGCCCATGCGCCGCGCCGTGGCGTTCTCCAAGTCGATCAAGGCATCGCAGCAGACCACCGAGGTGTTTTCCGATCTGGTGGCGATATACCAGAAGACCCCAGGCGCGGAGCAGCACGACATGGTGGATTGCGCCCTGCGCCATGTGGACGGCACCATGAACGCGGCAATTCGCAAGGACGAGCTCGACTGGCTGAAAGGGGAGGCGGGCGGGGCCATCGAGGAGCAGCACTGCCGCATCCTCTCCAATGCCCGCTGCCTGTCCGAAGGCGTGGACGTGCCTGCGCTGGATGCCGTGGTGTTCTTCGACACGCGCGAATCCATCGTGGACATCGTGCAGTCCGTGGGGCGCGTCATGCGCAAGGCACCGGGCAAGAAAAACGGCTACATCATCCTGCCGGTGGCGATTCCCTCGGCCAAGATCAAGGACTACAACAGCTACATCGAGGGCGACGCGCAATTCAAGGGCATCTGGAAGGTCATCAAGGCGCTGCGCGCCCACGATGAGCGCCTGGTGGACGAGGCGGAATTTCGCCGCCGGGTGAATGTCATTGGCGGGGATCGCGGCAAGGGCGACGGCACATCAGGCACCGGGGCAGGGGAACAGGCCGTCATCGACTTCCCCCTGGTGCCCATCGAGGACATCGAGCAGGCCGTTTATGCCGCCATCCCCAAGAAACTGGGCGACCGGGAATACTGGAGTGAGTGGGCCAAGGATGTGGCGAGGATTGCCGAGCGACTGGAAGCCCGGATCCGCGACTTGCTCACCAAGCGCGAGGCCGAGCGGGCCTTCAATGCCTATCTCAAAGGGCTGCGCAAGAACATCAACCCCTCGATTCAGGAAAGCGAGGCCATCGACATGCTGGTGCAGCACGTCATCACCCGCCCGGTGTTCGATGCGCTGTTCGAGGGGCATGCCTTCACCCGGGACAACCCCATCTCGCAGGCCATGCAGCGCATCATCGACGTGCTGGACAAGCACGAGGTCGATGCCGAAGTCGATGATCTGGAGAAGTTTTACGACAACGTGCGCGAGCGCGTCTCACTTGCCAAAAGCGACAAATCGCGCCAGGAAGTCATCAAGAACCTCTACGAAACCTTCTTCAAAGAGGGCTTCAAGAAGATGTCCGATCGGCTGGGCATCGTCTACACCCCCGTCGAGGTCGTGGATTTCATCGTGCACAGCGTGGACGCCGCGCTGCGCCGCCACTTTCAGGCCAGCGTGGGCGACCGGGGCGTGCAGATCATTGACCCATTCACAGGCACCGGCACCTTTCTGGTGCGCCTGCTGCAATCGGGCCTGATCCGCCCCGAAGACCTGCTGCACAAATACCAGCACGAGCTGCACGCCAACGAGATCGTGCTGCTGGCCTACTACATCGCGGCGGTCAACATCGAGAGCGCCTTCCATGCGCGAGCCGGGAACTACAAGCCCTTTGATGGCATCGTGCTCACCGACACCTTCCAGCTCCACGAGCAAGAACAGTACAAACTGGAGGACATCTTCTCCCGCGAGAACACCGAGCGCGTCGAGCGGCAAAGGAAGCAACCTATCCGCGTGGTCATGGGCAACCCGCCGTATTCGGTCGGGCAAGAGAACGCCAACGACAACAACCAGAACCAGAAATACCCCAGGCTCGACGACCGCATCGCCAAGACCTATGCAGCGCAATCCACCGCGACGAACAAGAACAGCCTCTACGCCTCGGAGATCAAGGCGCTGCGCTGGGCTTCCGACCGCATCCAAAAAGAGGGCGTGGTGGCCTTCGTGACCAACGGATCGTTCATCGACGGCAACACCGCCGACGGCCTGCGCAAATGCCTGACGCAGGAATTCAGCCATCTGTATGTGTTCAACCTGCGGGGCAATGCGCGCACCCAGGGCGAGCAGCGGCGCATGGAGGCAGGCAACGTCTTTGACGCAGGCTCGCGCAACACCGTGGCCATCGTGGTGCTGGTCAAAGACCCGGCGCACCAGGGCGAGTGCGTGCTGAACTACCACGACATTGGCGACTACCTCGACCGGGAAGAAAAGCTCGCCCGGATCGCCGAATTCGGCTCCATCGAGGCCATCCCGTGGCAGAGGCTCCAGCCCAATGAGTCAGGCGACTGGATCAACCAGCGTAATCCCGAGTTCGAGGGGTTTGTGGCGCTCGATGACGACCACAAGGCTATTTTTTCGACACGCTCACGCGGTGTAGAAACCAGCCGCGACGACTGGGTTTACAACTTCTCGCGCCAGGCGCTGGAAGCCAACATGCGGCGCATGATCGACTTCTATAACAGCCAGGTTGCCGCGTTTGGAGAGCAATGCCGTGCTGCGGGGAAAGACGCTGAAAAGACAGCCCAGCGGCTTATCGACACCGATCCGAAGAAGATCAAGTGGACGCGAGGCTTGATCGCGCAACTTGCTCGGATGAAAACAGCAGCTTTCGAGACCGAGAGGATCGGGGTTGCCTTGTATCGTCCGTTCAGCAAGGGGTGGCTTTATTACGACAGGCAGTTCAACGAGTATTTCAAAGAAAAACTCTTCCCCTCAACCCGCCACCCCAACCTCGCCATCTCGGTGACTGGGGCGGGAGAGAGCAAGGAGTTCTCCTGCCTGATGGTCGATAGCGTACCCAACCTGCATTTGATTTCAGCAGGCCAATGCTTTCCCCTCTACGTCTATGAGAAGGCCACTGACACGCAGCCGACCCACGGGGAGCTTTTCGGAGCAGAGCAGGCGCAGCCGGTTGCCGACGGCTATGTGCGGCGCGACGCCATCACCGATGCGGCGCTGGCAGACTACCGGGCAGCCTATGGCGATGACGCCATCACCAAGGAAGACCTGTTCTATCACGTCTACGGCATCCTGCACGCGCCGGACTACCGCAGGAAGTTTGCCGCCGACTTGCGCAAGATGCTGCCGCGTATCCCGCGACCAGCCAAGGCGGAAGACTTCTGGGCGTTCAGCAAAGCCGGACGCGAGTTGGCCCGTCTGCACCTGCACTACGAAACGATCGAGCCTTACCCCTTGCAGGAAGTCATCACTTCCACCGTCGAGGACTGGCGCGTGGTGAAAATGCGCTACCCCAAGAAGGGCGATAAGAGCGCAATTATCTACAACGGTCACCTCACCCTGGACGGCATCCCGCCCGAGGCCCTGGAGTATGTCGTCAACGGCAAGCCCGCCATCGAATGGGTCATGGAGCGCTACCAGGTCACGACGGACAAGGACAGCGGCATCCGCAACGACCCGAATGACTGGTGCGCCGAGCACGGCGACCCGCGCTATATGGTCGATCTGGTCAAGCGCGTGGTGCGGGTGAGCGTGGAGACGGTGCGGATTGTCAATGGGCTTCCTTCTTTGGTGTTGGCCTGA
- the csmH gene encoding chlorosome envelope protein H has product MATEETNMPAAEAPKPAAGAPNTNAGNGDMAHLIGNMGILIDSTIESVQGVLSTVSSATGQIIEGVTTTINSDQVKGIIDNVNSVSGQIIEGVTNTLKSEQIQNSFNELGKFWTGMISNLNSTVNSNQVKNLFDNVSAGINQLAGGIFPQGMPPMFMGAGSGEEKRKVVQQIPVVHTSESGAATLKAMTPQPPAAPAAPAAPAAPAAPENKPEGE; this is encoded by the coding sequence ATGGCTACCGAAGAAACAAACATGCCCGCCGCCGAGGCGCCCAAGCCGGCTGCCGGAGCACCGAATACCAACGCCGGTAACGGCGACATGGCGCATCTGATCGGCAACATGGGCATTCTGATCGACTCGACCATCGAGTCCGTGCAGGGCGTGCTCAGCACGGTCAGCTCCGCCACCGGCCAGATCATCGAAGGGGTCACAACCACCATCAACTCCGATCAGGTCAAAGGAATAATCGACAACGTCAATTCAGTTTCCGGCCAGATCATCGAAGGAGTCACGAACACCCTGAAATCAGAGCAGATCCAGAACTCGTTCAACGAGCTTGGCAAGTTCTGGACAGGCATGATCTCGAACCTGAACTCGACGGTCAACTCCAACCAGGTCAAGAACCTGTTCGACAATGTCAGCGCAGGCATCAACCAGCTCGCAGGCGGCATCTTCCCGCAGGGAATGCCCCCCATGTTCATGGGCGCTGGCAGCGGCGAAGAGAAGAGAAAAGTAGTGCAGCAGATTCCCGTGGTGCACACCTCCGAATCGGGTGCCGCCACGTTGAAGGCGATGACTCCTCAGCCTCCCGCAGCACCGGCAGCACCGGCAGCACCGGCAGCACCGGCAGCACCGGAAAATAAACCTGAAGGCGAATAA
- a CDS encoding TIGR04282 family arsenosugar biosynthesis glycosyltransferase has protein sequence MNNRRDNLLIVFSKNPVAGRVKTRLAASIGETEALRIYEQLRELTRQAVGTVDASKAIAYSDFIPETDLLLTGGAEAWRQQGSDLGERMHRAFVKGFSLGFSRIALIGTDCPEISPFILDLAFRKLDACDVVLGPARDGGFYLSALKRPFPELFLNRTWSTSSVLNNSQHIIREHGRSYDLLPALSDIDTFDDLKASGLWAPNQD, from the coding sequence ATGAACAACCGACGTGACAACCTGCTGATCGTCTTCTCGAAAAACCCTGTCGCCGGACGGGTCAAGACGCGGCTCGCCGCTTCGATTGGCGAAACCGAGGCATTGCGGATTTACGAGCAGCTCCGTGAGTTGACCAGGCAGGCTGTCGGAACCGTCGATGCATCAAAAGCCATCGCCTATTCCGACTTCATTCCCGAAACTGACCTGCTGCTGACCGGCGGCGCGGAGGCGTGGCGTCAGCAAGGCAGCGACCTCGGCGAGCGAATGCACCGGGCATTCGTCAAGGGCTTTTCGCTCGGCTTCAGCCGCATCGCACTCATCGGCACCGACTGCCCGGAGATCAGCCCGTTCATCCTCGATCTCGCGTTCCGGAAACTCGACGCCTGCGACGTAGTGCTTGGCCCCGCGCGGGATGGCGGGTTTTACCTCTCGGCTCTGAAGCGCCCCTTCCCTGAGCTGTTCCTGAACAGAACCTGGAGCACCTCCAGCGTGCTGAACAACTCGCAACACATCATCCGCGAGCACGGCAGATCGTACGACCTGCTCCCGGCGCTCTCGGACATCGACACCTTCGACGACCTCAAAGCGAGTGGCTTATGGGCGCCAAACCAAGACTGA